The Paralichthys olivaceus isolate ysfri-2021 chromosome 9, ASM2471397v2, whole genome shotgun sequence genome contains a region encoding:
- the etfdh gene encoding electron transfer flavoprotein-ubiquinone oxidoreductase, mitochondrial, with protein sequence MFPASRYSSRAHRCIRVLNTVQTEHAAPQLYTTLHRRSCSSVSAPRITTHYTIHPREKDQRWEGIEMERFADEADVVIVGGGPAGLSAAIRLKQLANEHEKELRVCLVEKASQIGAHTLSGACLEPTALDELFPDWKERGAPLNTPVTEDVFSILTAKHRIPVPILPGLPMGNHGNYIVRLGNFVRWLGEQAEELGVELYPGYAAAEVLFHEDGSVKGIATNDVGIAKDGSPKDVFERGMELHAKVTLFGEGCHGHLAKQLYRQFNLRQNCEPQTYAIGLKEVWTVDEKKWRPGRVEHSVGWPLNRNTYGGSFLYHLNEGEPLVALGFVVGLDYSNPYLSPFREFQRWKHHPFVAATLEGGTRIAYGARALNEGGLQSVPELTFPGGLLIGCSPGFMNVPKIKGTHTAMKSGMLAAEAIFPKVTAESPDSESTGLHVPEYSEALKSSWVWKELHAVRNIRPSFHNYFGLYGGMAYTGIFYWIFRGKEPWTLKHCGLDANQLKPAKDCTPIEYPKPDGKISFDLLSSVALSGTNHEGDQPPHLTLKDDSVPVARNLSIYDGPEQRFCPAGVYEYVPVETGDGMRLQINAQNCVHCKTCDIKDPSQNINWVVPEGGGGPAYNGM encoded by the exons ATGTTTCCAGCTAGCAGATACTCCAGTCGAG CCCACAGGTGCATCAGGGTATTGAACACAGTGCAGACAGAGCATGCAGCCCCTCAGCTGTACACAACACTACACAGAAGATCCTGCTCCTCGGTGTCAGCGCCCCGCATCACAACCCACTACACCATCCATCCCCGGGAGAAGGACCAGAGATGGGAAG GGATCGAAATGGAGAGGTTTGCCGATGAGGCAGATGTGGTGATCGTCGGCGGGGGCCCTGCCGGCCTTTCAGCAGCCATTCGTCTGAAGCAGCTCGCCAACGAACATGAGAAGGAGCTGCGTGTGTGCCTCGTGGAGAAGGCCTCTCAGATTGGAGCACACACTCTGTCTGGAGCCTGTCTGGAGCCCACCGCACTTGATGAGCTATTTCCTGATTGGAAGGAACGAGGC GCACCTCTGAACACTCCAGTGACTGAAGATGTGTTCAGCATTTTAACAGCGAAACACAGAATTCCAGTCCCCATATTGccag GACTGCCCATGGGGAACCATGGTAACTACATCGTGAGGCTGGGGAACTTTGTGCGCTGGCTGGGGGAGCAGGCCGAGGAGCTCGGAGTGGAGCTGTACCCTGGTTACGCTGCAGCTGAG GTTTTGTTTCATGAAGATGGAAGTGTAAAAGGAATTGCCACTAACGATGTAGGCATCGCCAAGGATGGTTCACCAAAG GATGTTTTTGAGCGGGGAATGGAGCTCCATGCTAAGGTCACGCTGTTTGGTGAGGGCTGTCACGGCCACTTGGCCAAGCAGCTGTACAGGCAATTCAACCTGCGGCAGAACTGTGAACCCCAGACCTACGCCATCGGCCTGAAGGAG GTGTGGACGGTTGATGAGAAGAAGTGGAGGCCCGGCAGAGTGGAGCATTCTGTCGGTTGGCCGCTGAACAGGAACACGTACGGAGGATCCTTCCTGTATCACCTGAACGAAGGAGAACCATTGGTGGCATTGGGCTTCGTG GTGGGTCTGGACTACAGCAACCCTTACCTGAGCCCCTTCAGAGAGTTCCAGCGCTGGAAACACCATCCGTTTGTAGCAGCAACTCTGGAGGGAGGCACCAGGATCGCATATGGAGCCAGAGCCCTGAACGAGGGAGGGCTACAG tctGTCCCAGAGCTGACGTTCCCTGGAGGGCTTCTCATTGGCTGCAGCCCCGGTTTCATGAACGTCCCGAAGATTAAAGGCACTCACACAGCGATGAAGAGCGGCATGCTGGCTGCCGAGGCCATTTTCCCCAAAGTCACAGCTGAGAGCCCGGATTCAGAGAGCACAG GTCTCCATGTGCCTGAGTACAGTGAGGCCTTAAAGAGTTCGTGGGTGTGGAAAGAGCTGCACGCAGTGAGAAACATCAGGCCGTCGTTCCACAACTACTTTGGACTTTACGGTGGCATGGCCTACACCGGTATTTTCTACTGGATCTTCAGAGGAAAAGAGCCGTGGACTCTGAAACACTGTG GCCTTGATGCAAACCAGCTGAAACCGGCGAAAGATTGCACACCGATCGAGTATCCCAAGCCCGACGGCAAGATAAGCTTTGACCTGCTCTCGTCTGTGGCCCTGAGTGGCACCAATCACGAGGGGGACCAGCCCCCCCATCTGACCCTGAAGGACGACAGCGTTCCAGTTGCCAGGAATCTGTCCATATACGACGGGCCCGAGCAGCGCTTCTGCCCTGCAG GTGTGTACGAGTACGTTCCCGTGGAAACAGGAGACGGGATGAGGTTGCAGATTAACGCTCAGAACTGCGTCCACTGCAAGACCTGCGACATCAAGGACCCGAGCCAGAACATCAACTGGGTCGTGCCCGAAGGCGGCGGCGGACCAGCGTACAACGGAATGTGA
- the rxfp1 gene encoding relaxin receptor 1 isoform X1: protein MRVYVAVILAYGVSALNVTEEKATCPLGYFPCGNLTICLPQLLHCNGIDDCGNQADEENCGDNNGWPHLFDKYFGMPSYNTGTKSNICLLGVVPELCQCRELELDCDSAQLRDVPAVAINVTMMSLQRNRLHKLKENTFFKYQSLQKLYLQHNRIQDVSPDAFRGLYNLTRLYLSYNRISALMPGVFQDLHKLEWLILENNNIHQISPMTFSGLNSLVLLVLLNNSLTKLDDICREMPRLNWLDLEGNLIETIGNVSFCSCNMLTVLVLQRNRIGHIHEQALLVLQKLGELDLSNNRLVAIPPNLFVLLGDLLQLNISYNPILELQVDHFDNLHKLKSLSIEGIEIGNIQRRMFEPLKYLTHIYFKKFQYCGYAPHVRSCKPNTDGISSFEDLLANIVLRVFVWVVSATTCFGNIFVICMRSYIRSENKLHAMCIISLCCADGLMGIYLFMIGAYDLKFRGEYNRHAQAWMDSSQCQVIGSLAMLSTEVSVLLLTYLTLEKYICIVYPFKYLTPGWRRTVTILFGIWVFGFIVAFLPLVCKGLFRNFYGTNGVCFPLHSEQPETLWAHVYSIVIFLGLNLVAFLIIVLAYASMFYNIQRTGTQTTKYSNHIKKEVTIAKRFFSIVVTDSLCWIPIFILKILSLLQVEIPGTISSWVVIFILPINSALNPILYTLTTRPFKETILQVWANYRQKRPLLSGHPAHHPSLTWQETWPLQENSHGLTPGHALEMTNALAKLTPVENTNDGCNDITRCTQQQQQQQQQQQKQCTVVSVCSQKQTMLRTLTHTQTHELI from the exons TCTTTTTGACAAATATTTTGGAATGCCAAGCTATAACACAGGGACCAAGTCCAACATTTGCC TGCTGGGGGTCGTTCCTGAGCTGTGTCAGTGCcgggagctggagctggactGTGACAGCGCGCAGCTTCGAGACGTCCCTGCGGTGGCGATTAATGTCACCATGAT gtCTCTTCAGAGGAACCGGCTTCACAAGCTGAAGGAAAACACTTTCTTCAAGTACCAGAGCCTCCAGAAACT aTACCTTCAGCACAATAGAATTCAAGATGTGAGTCCTGATGCATTCAGAGGACTCTACAACCTGACCAGACT ATATCTGAGCTACAACAGGATATCGGCCCTGATGCCCGGCGTGTTCCAGGACCTGCACAAGCTGGAGTGGTT AATCCTAGAAAATAACAACATCCATCAGATATCCCCCATGACCTTTTCAGGACTGAACTCCCTTGTTTTACT GGTTCTTTTGAACAACTCTTTGACCAAGCTGGATGACATCTGCCGGGAAATGCCAAGATTGAACTGGCT AGATCTGGAGGGCAATCTCATAGAGACGATTGGAAACGTCTCCTTCTGCTCATGCAATATGTTGACGGTCCT GGTTTTACAGCGGAACAGGATCGGCCACATACACGAACAAGCTCTCTTGGTCCTCCAGAAGCTCGGAGAATT GGATCTATCCAACAACAGACTGGTGGCGATTCCTCCCAATCTCTTTGTCTTACTGGGGGATTTGCTTCAACT gAATATATCGTACAATCCCATCCTGGAGCTCCAAGTCGACCACTTTGACAACTTGCACAAACTGAAGTCATT GAGCATAGAGGGGATAGAAATTGGAAACATACAACGGCGGATGTTTGAACCTCTCAAATACCTGACTCATAT CTACTTCAAGAAGTTCCAGTACTGTGGTTATGCTCCTCACGTGCGTAGCTGCAAACCAAACACCGACGGCATCTCGTCCTTCGAGGATCTTCTGGCCAACATCGTGCTGAGGGTGTTCGTCTGGGTGGTGTCGGCCACCACCTGCTTCGGGAACATCTTCGTCATCTGCATGCGCTCGTACATTCGCTCCGAGAACAAACTACACGCCATGTGCATCATCTCCCTCTGCT GTGCAGACGGGCTCATGGGCATCTACCTCTTCATGATCGGCGCTTATGACCTGAAGTTTCGAGGCGAGTACAACCGGCACGCTCAGGCCTGGATGGACAGCAGTCAGTGTCAGGTCATCGGCTCTCTGGCCATGCTGTCCACTGAGGTATCCGTCCTGCTCCTCACTTATCTCACCCTGGAGAAATACATCTGCATCGTCTACCCTTTCAAGTACTTGACGCCCGGCTGGCGACGAACTGTCACCATCCTTTTCGGAATTTGGGTGTTTGGCTTTATCGTCGCCTTCCTGCCGCTGGTCTGCAAGGGGCTGTTTCGCAACTTCTACGGGACCAACGGAGTTTGCTTCCCGCTGCACTCGGAGCAGCCTGAGACGCTTTGGGCTCACGTTTACTCCATCGTTATCTTCCTGG GTCTGAACCTGGTGGCGTTCCTCATCATCGTCCTGGCCTATGCAAGCATGTTCTATAACATCCAGAGAACAGGCACTCAGACCACCAAGTACAGCAACCACATCAAGAAAGAGGTGACCATCGCCAAGAGGTTCTTCTCCATCGTCGTGACGGACTCCCTGTGCTGGATCCCCATTTTCATCCTCAAGatcctgtcactgctgcaggtggagATTCCCG GCACCATCAGCTCCTGGGTCGTCATATTTATCCTCCCCATCAACAGTGCTCTTAACCCCATCCTCTACACGCTGACCACGCGGCCTTTCAAAGAGACCATTCTGCAGGTGTGGGCCAACTACAGACAGAAGAGGCCGCTGCTCAGCGGTCACCCCGCTCATCATCCGTCGCTCACCTGGCAGGAAACGTGGCCCCTGCAGGAGAACAGCCACGGCCTCACCCCGGGCCACGCTCTGGAAATGACAAACGCGCTGGCCAAGCTCACCCCTGTGGAAAATACCAACGACGGATGCAATGACATCACGCGGtgcacgcagcagcagcagcagcagcagcagcagcagcagaagcagtgTACGGTCGTGTCGGTGTGCTCGCAGAAACAAACCATGCTGCGcacgctcactcacacacaaacacatgaactcaTCTAA
- the rxfp1 gene encoding relaxin receptor 1 isoform X2 — protein MRVYVAVILAYGVSALNVTEEKATCPLGYFPCGNLTICLPQLLHCNGIDDCGNQADEENCGDNNGWPHLFDKYFGMPSYNTGTKSNICLLGVVPELCQCRELELDCDSAQLRDVPAVAINVTMMSLQRNRLHKLKENTFFKYQSLQKLYLQHNRIQDVSPDAFRGLYNLTRLYLSYNRISALMPGVFQDLHKLEWLILENNNIHQISPMTFSGLNSLVLLVLLNNSLTKLDDICREMPRLNWLDLEGNLIETIGNVSFCSCNMLTVLVLQRNRIGHIHEQALLVLQKLGELDLSNNRLVAIPPNLFVLLGDLLQLNISYNPILELQVDHFDNLHKLKSLSIEGIEIGNIQRRMFEPLKYLTHIYFKKFQYCGYAPHVRSCKPNTDGISSFEDLLANIVLRVFVWVVSATTCFGNIFVICMRSYIRSENKLHAMCIISLCCADGLMGIYLFMIGAYDLKFRGEYNRHAQAWMDSSQCQVIGSLAMLSTEVSVLLLTYLTLEKYICIVYPFKYLTPGWRRTVTILFGIWVFGFIVAFLPLVCKGLFRNFYGTNGVCFPLHSEQPETLWAHVYSIVIFLGLNLVAFLIIVLAYASMFYNIQRTGTQTTKYSNHIKKEVTIAKRFFSIVVTDSLCWIPIFILKILSLLQAPSAPGSSYLSSPSTVLLTPSSTR, from the exons TCTTTTTGACAAATATTTTGGAATGCCAAGCTATAACACAGGGACCAAGTCCAACATTTGCC TGCTGGGGGTCGTTCCTGAGCTGTGTCAGTGCcgggagctggagctggactGTGACAGCGCGCAGCTTCGAGACGTCCCTGCGGTGGCGATTAATGTCACCATGAT gtCTCTTCAGAGGAACCGGCTTCACAAGCTGAAGGAAAACACTTTCTTCAAGTACCAGAGCCTCCAGAAACT aTACCTTCAGCACAATAGAATTCAAGATGTGAGTCCTGATGCATTCAGAGGACTCTACAACCTGACCAGACT ATATCTGAGCTACAACAGGATATCGGCCCTGATGCCCGGCGTGTTCCAGGACCTGCACAAGCTGGAGTGGTT AATCCTAGAAAATAACAACATCCATCAGATATCCCCCATGACCTTTTCAGGACTGAACTCCCTTGTTTTACT GGTTCTTTTGAACAACTCTTTGACCAAGCTGGATGACATCTGCCGGGAAATGCCAAGATTGAACTGGCT AGATCTGGAGGGCAATCTCATAGAGACGATTGGAAACGTCTCCTTCTGCTCATGCAATATGTTGACGGTCCT GGTTTTACAGCGGAACAGGATCGGCCACATACACGAACAAGCTCTCTTGGTCCTCCAGAAGCTCGGAGAATT GGATCTATCCAACAACAGACTGGTGGCGATTCCTCCCAATCTCTTTGTCTTACTGGGGGATTTGCTTCAACT gAATATATCGTACAATCCCATCCTGGAGCTCCAAGTCGACCACTTTGACAACTTGCACAAACTGAAGTCATT GAGCATAGAGGGGATAGAAATTGGAAACATACAACGGCGGATGTTTGAACCTCTCAAATACCTGACTCATAT CTACTTCAAGAAGTTCCAGTACTGTGGTTATGCTCCTCACGTGCGTAGCTGCAAACCAAACACCGACGGCATCTCGTCCTTCGAGGATCTTCTGGCCAACATCGTGCTGAGGGTGTTCGTCTGGGTGGTGTCGGCCACCACCTGCTTCGGGAACATCTTCGTCATCTGCATGCGCTCGTACATTCGCTCCGAGAACAAACTACACGCCATGTGCATCATCTCCCTCTGCT GTGCAGACGGGCTCATGGGCATCTACCTCTTCATGATCGGCGCTTATGACCTGAAGTTTCGAGGCGAGTACAACCGGCACGCTCAGGCCTGGATGGACAGCAGTCAGTGTCAGGTCATCGGCTCTCTGGCCATGCTGTCCACTGAGGTATCCGTCCTGCTCCTCACTTATCTCACCCTGGAGAAATACATCTGCATCGTCTACCCTTTCAAGTACTTGACGCCCGGCTGGCGACGAACTGTCACCATCCTTTTCGGAATTTGGGTGTTTGGCTTTATCGTCGCCTTCCTGCCGCTGGTCTGCAAGGGGCTGTTTCGCAACTTCTACGGGACCAACGGAGTTTGCTTCCCGCTGCACTCGGAGCAGCCTGAGACGCTTTGGGCTCACGTTTACTCCATCGTTATCTTCCTGG GTCTGAACCTGGTGGCGTTCCTCATCATCGTCCTGGCCTATGCAAGCATGTTCTATAACATCCAGAGAACAGGCACTCAGACCACCAAGTACAGCAACCACATCAAGAAAGAGGTGACCATCGCCAAGAGGTTCTTCTCCATCGTCGTGACGGACTCCCTGTGCTGGATCCCCATTTTCATCCTCAAGatcctgtcactgctgcag GCACCATCAGCTCCTGGGTCGTCATATTTATCCTCCCCATCAACAGTGCTCTTAACCCCATCCTCTACACGCTGA